Proteins encoded by one window of Arachis ipaensis cultivar K30076 chromosome B04, Araip1.1, whole genome shotgun sequence:
- the LOC107635679 gene encoding glucan endo-1,3-beta-glucosidase (The sequence of the model RefSeq protein was modified relative to this genomic sequence to represent the inferred CDS: added 5 bases not found in genome assembly): MASTKPSFIPLLLLFLRLFTAAYSIGVNYGTLGDNLPPPTAVANFLKTRTNVDSVKIFSVDPQILRAFANTGISVTVTAPNGDILGLGNINTARQWVVNNIKPFVPQTKIKYILVGSEVLHWGDATMIMGLVPAMRTLHAALLAEGIRDIKVTTAHSLAIMRQSIPPSAGEFRPGYAKRILGPMLKFLKETQTPFMVNPYPYFGYNPQNLNFGIFKPNKGLYDNNTKLTYTNQFDALLDAVHSAMKALGYADVDIAVGETGWPSVCDGWDACSIANAQSYNSELIRHVEAGKGTPLMPNRRFETYIFALFNENQKPGPIAERNWGLFQPDFTPVYESGILRNGQRPAPAASNNGPATPTAGGGSQKWCVPKADATAAAMQANINYACSQGIDCKPIQPGGACYAPDDVRALAAYAMNAYYQAKGRHDFNCDFSNSATITSDNPSHGTCQLQA; encoded by the exons TTCCACCAAGCCATCTTTCATccctctcctcctcctcttcctccgccTCTTCACCGCCGCATACTCCATCGGAGTCAACTACGGCACCCTCGGAGACAACCTGCCTCCGCCGACCGCGGTGGCCAACTTCCTGAAAACAAGAACCAACGTGGACAGCGTTAAGATCTTCAGCGTGGACCCTCAGATCCTTCGCGCCTTCGCTAACACAGGGATCTCCGTCACCGTAACGGCACCTAACGGAGACATACTAGGTTTAGGAAACATCAATACGGCGAGACAGTGGGTTGTTAACAACATTAAACCGTTTGTTCCTCAGACGAAGATCAAATACATCCTCGTTGGAAGCGAAGTTTTGCATTGGGGCGATGCTACCATGATTATGGGCCTTGTTCCTGCCATGAGAACCCTTCACGCTGCTCTTCTCGCTGAGGGTATCAGAGACATTAAG GTGACGACAGCGCATTCTCTGGCGATAATGCGGCAATCAATCCCACCAAGTGCAGGAGAGTTCAGGCCCGGTTACGCAAAGCGGATATTGGGCCCAATGCTGAAGTTCCTAAAAGAAACCCAAACCCCTTTCATGGTAAACCCATACCCATACTTCGGGTACAACCCACAGAATCTAAACTTCGGAATCTTCAAGCCCAACAAAGGCCTGTACGACAACAACACCAAGCTGACCTACACGAACCAGTTCGACGCGCTCTTGGACGCCGTGCACTCCGCCATGAAGGCGTTGGGGTATGCTGACGTGGACATTGCGGTTGGCGAGACGGGATGGCCGTCGGTTTGCGATGGTTGGGACGCGTGCAGCATCGCGAACGCGCAGTCGTATAACAGTGAGCTGATTAGACACGTGGAGGCTGGTAAGGGAACCCCGTTGATGCCGAATAGAAGGTTCGAGACTTATATATTTGCTCTCTTTAATGAGAACCAGAAGCCTGGACCCATTGCTGAGAGGAACTGGGGACTCTTCCAACCCGATTTTACTCCCGTCTATGAATCTGGAATCTTACGCAATGGCCAG AGACCAGCACCAGCTGCAAGTAACAATGGCCCGGCAACACCAACAGCCGGAGGAGGAAGCCAGAAATGGTGTGTGCCGAAGGCCGATGCAACCGCCGCAGCCATGCAAGCTAACATAAACTATGCATGCAGCCAAGGCATCGATTGCAAGCCAATCCAACCCGGTGGTGCTTGCTATGCACCCGACGACGTTAGGGCGCTCGCCGCCTACGCAATGAATGCCTACTATCAAGCCAAGGGCCGCCACGACTTCAACTGTGACTTCTCTAACTCCGCCACCATCACCTCTGACAATCCAA GCCACGGTACTTGTCAACTCCAAGCTTGA